The Nicotiana tomentosiformis chromosome 2, ASM39032v3, whole genome shotgun sequence genome includes the window GGTGAGCGTGGATCGAACACGCGACCTTCAGATCTTCAGTCTGACGCTCTCCCAACTGAGCTATCCCCGCTTTATCAACTATTCTTGTTTTGGATAATAATAATTCTTAGACGCACAGAGAAGAAGTGCTTAAGCCTTAAAGCTCTTAACCTGGTTGAACTGCAACTGCACTTGAAACATGCTATAGGTTAAAGAACATTTTTGTTACTATAATACAGTTATGTCCCTATTACCATTAGCACTGATTTTTAGCCTAGCTTCTTGTATGTACGTTTGAATGCAACAGATATTTTCTCCTGAACATTGGCTTAAAAGGATTCAAGATTGAGAGGATAATGGTATTCACATTTCTTGATTTAGAGAATGAGAACCTCTATAAATACAGAGAATGAAGCTTGATTACTGAGTCCAATTAGGACTCTGCTATCCTGCCTCCACTAATGTGGGATTGCAATCATATACAGTTGTGAGTTTAAATCTTGCTGCTATCCTATCTCCACTTAATATGAAATTACAAATACATACTGTTTTGAGTCTAAATCTTGAATAATAAAACTCCAGCTTATGTACACATTGGCTTTTTAGCACACGAGATAAATAAGCTCAAAGAATAGTGCTTTCAGAAAGAGGACTGTAATGATTATAGAGTAGCATTCTTCTCCTTCATATTGTTGGTCAACTCAGTGGATAGAGCTCAATATACTAGTAAATACCTCAAATTCATCATTCTTTATTATCATTACAAAACTTGCATAATTTATTCCATGCTAAATCCTGCAGATATTTAACGTGGACACCACCCACTAAAAATGGACAAGAACTTGATAACATACTTTTGTTGTCAGCCCACACAAATGGAGCTCTTAACTCTTCAAACCGCCACAAACAACATGATATCTGATTGATCTTCGCTGGCCACATCTTCTGCTTCAACAATTCATCCATAGGACATCATCAAATTCACCCCTTAACTTATCGCCTACTAGTAGGCTCCGTTTTACGTCCACAGTAATTGTTGCCGAGGGGTGCCACGCTGGAGTTCCATTCTCATATCCGTTCCACGTCAGCCGTTGCAATCCACTCCCATCCAACTTCACCAAATATAAGTCGCCATAAGGCTGGTACTGGTTCGGCAGCGACACAGGTTCTGCTGTCACTCCGCCCAAGTTGGCCGTGAACAGCAGCCACTCGCAGTCCTTACTGAAGCACACGTGATTAAGCCTCTCCTTATCCACTTCATCGGATCCCTCTGGCCCTGCCACGTGGATCCTCCGGAGACCTGTGCCATCCGGATGAACAACGTAGATGCTGAAGCAAGTGATATTATCCGGATTGTGCCTGTTGGAAGAAAATGCAATTAGCTTTCCGTCAGGTGACCAGCTCGGCATTGTATCAATCCATGGTCCCTCCGTTAGCTGACAGATTTCTCCTCCCTCCAACTCTCCCTTAACGGCGTCCACAATGTACAAATTTTTATGCCCCGAACGCCCTGAACGGAATACCACGTGCTTCCCGTCAGGCGAGCAAGAAGGGAAGGCATTATTTCCAGTCTCCTCTTTTGTGAGAACTTTTATTTCTACTGGAATTTCCCTAGCGCAATCCTCATTAGTAAGGTCTAATGAGTCGAATGAAACTCGAGCGATTTGGACCGTTGCTTGTACGGAGTCGAATACAGGTCCAACTGATGTAAGTATCACGTTGGGTTCAGCTGGTGACCAGGAGTTGCCGAAAGTTGTACGACCTTTGAACAATGTCCACCTCTTGGAACCATCTGATTTGACGATTTTGAGGCCTGAATAAGCATTAAAATCTTTATTGAATGCAATAAAATCACCCGAGGGAGAGAAGGAAGGGAATGATCCGTTAAGCCTCAGCATTCTCAGTCCTTTTGTTGGAGAAATAACCGGGTCCAAGTTAGGAATAGTTGTATCTCCTGGTGATGATTCACCCCTGAAACTGTGATAACTGAGAAACGTAGCTTCAGGAGAGAAGAACGGATTGTAATGGTGAGTGGTACGGTTAAGGAACTCGGTCACGGGATAGAAGTTGTGCGACTCAACATCGAAAATCTCAATGTGGCGATGGCTCTTACCGGGTCTTCTAGTGGCAATAGCAATCACTGCTTTGGAGCTGTGTGTGGCAGCTGCAGGAGTAAAGCAGTGCACCCCAGGAGGAGTGACTCGAACCGGATCAGCACATTGCAAAGTGGAGAGATCCTCTGGCAAATCAACTCTAAAAATACTCCACCAACCATCATCAGCTTGGCGGTGAAAATAGATGGTCGAATCACCAGACCAAGTTGGCCAGCCACCGTGTTGGCACACCAATGTCCGCTTGCTGGGATCGGATTCAGGGAAAACAACAATATCAGTGCTCAGATCATGGAATTCACCGGGCCAACGACGGTCTCCGTAGGATGCAACTGCAATCAAGTGTCCAGATTGCGAAATCGCCGGACTGTAATCAACACAGCCGTAAGGAGTCAAGCGGACAGCGGTCTTTTCATGGTCGAGGGTGGTGGAATAAAGAGCGGACCAGCTGGTGAAAATCTGCTTGGGCGACTGGTGAGCAGAGATGTAGTAGAGGCATTTATTTCGAAGAAGGGGACGGTCGAGAAATGGGCTATCAGGGCTCCCATCAGGAAGTTGTTCAATCTCTCCTAAGTGGGAGGGACGTTGCAAGTAAATGCGAGGAGAGCCTGATCTCTCGGAAACAAAGACAAGAGTCTGATCTTCGTCAACGAACTGGCCGTTAAAATTAACGGAGGTACCGTCGGTAAGCCGTTGCTCGGTAGGAAAAGTATGGAGCGGAGAATTAAAGAAAGAAAAGGGAGATTTGAGGGAGAAGATATCGAAGCCGTAATTGGTTCTGCCAACTGTGGAGAAGATAATAGAACCATGTGGTGATTGTGAATCCATAATATTGTTGATTATTTGCTCTGCAGCTGGGAAATGGTAGTTATAGAGCTGCAATTGTAGTACTTGAGAAAGGCGACGGAGCTTAGGTAGGTGGAAAGTGTTGGCGTTAGGCATGACGTTTCTTCTTTTGCTTTGTTGACTAAATGGGAGAAAAAAAGGTTTCCTGATACTGacaaaaaaaatttaaagtaGACACGTCACGTATGAAATGCCTTATCCCAAGAAGGAAAAAGACACAATTCTCTTCTCCTAATGGACAAGTCCACAATGTCCGGCTTTCAGTAAAGCTGTTGGACACTGGTTCACGTATTAACAATTCAAGCCTATCAACTCCTCTATCTAGTTTTAGCACTGTGTGTGAGATAATGGTTCCTCATTTCATCAACGGCAGTGGTATTAGATCCGATTTTATCCTTGACTACGTCGATTCGAAAAGCATTATGCTTATATATCTAAGGGGTGCAAACAACCCCACTTTAGCGTCTTTGTATTTACACTTGCTCCCAAGCGATAAAAAATAGTTTTGGGGGGAGGTACTTCGCACATGAAAATATTCACCCGCATCCGAAAGTTACTACACACCAATGATGTATTTgcataaatttaattaatatgcatttTTACTTATAATTCAACCATGATAAATTGTAATAGTGTGCATTGAATCGACATTTGATCCAAACAGATTTATCCATGCAGATGATGTTAAGTTGAGAAGCCAGATTCACACTTAGCATATGTTAGAAACTCATGTCAACGCCTTCAAATTAATCGCCACACTCCCTTTGATTACATTTTATCCATTCAGCTGAATGCTGATAATAAGATGAGAATTGAGAATCCAGAATCACACTTAGCATACGTAGAAAGTCACCCAACAACCCCAATACAAGGATGATTGCATCTGAAACTGTCAAGTGTCAATTTCCTAAAATAAAGAGGATCGTGCTGAGAAAAACTAAGATGAAACAATAGTCTAAATGGGACTATTCGGTATTTCAAGTTTAAATTTAAAGCCTTGAGCAGCCTTCACCCTCGCATTTTGGACACTTCCACTTGATCCCCTCCTTTGACACTTTCCAAGTCTCAACACTAACATATTGGACTATCTTTAACCATGATCCAATCAAATCTTTTCTTGCCTATTGAATCTATATCGACAGACTTCAACCAGGTCCTTGAGGAAGATGTGTTGTTACCGGTATACTCTTCAATGTTTGTAGTAGAAATCAATTGAACAAACATACCgacatatttttaaatttctattattgattCTCCTTATGGTTAAAAAAGCAATGCTCTTAGTTTCAATCCCTTTTCAGCCTAAAGAAATGCATGAATAATTCAGCAGCATTGACTTCAAAGGGCAAAGTCATCAAGAAGTTAGCTTTCATGTATCAATTaatgaagaaagaaaaataaagactACCTATCAAGCTACGTAGGAAGAAAAATGAGAAAGAGGACAAGTGCAAAAGCTTTACATCAAAAACGCTTGACACAAGTGAGTTTTCCAGCATAGAAAAAGACTAAGTACACTTGTAGGTTAAGTAGACGCCCTCGGGAAAGGTTTAATTTATGAGTATTAGTGAGATGACATCTCACTGTTACAAAAATTGGAAGAAAGGAAGAATACGCATAGTAATGGCTTGCCTTGAGACTGCTATAATTTTTTCCCAATCGGCATATGGAAGGAATGAAGTTACATTGGCCAGAGAAAGATGAATCGAAATCATAGATTTCAGGGCTGTCTTATGAATTCTGGGTTCAAGATCAAAAGGAAGACTCTTTTACATATAAGAACGAATATAATTGTCTTGCCACGTTACCATGCCATACTTTTATCCTAGTTCATTTTCTGAAGAAAAATTAGTAATCTAAAAGAACAGATAGATTTTCTTATATCA containing:
- the LOC104109859 gene encoding uncharacterized protein, encoding MPNANTFHLPKLRRLSQVLQLQLYNYHFPAAEQIINNIMDSQSPHGSIIFSTVGRTNYGFDIFSLKSPFSFFNSPLHTFPTEQRLTDGTSVNFNGQFVDEDQTLVFVSERSGSPRIYLQRPSHLGEIEQLPDGSPDSPFLDRPLLRNKCLYYISAHQSPKQIFTSWSALYSTTLDHEKTAVRLTPYGCVDYSPAISQSGHLIAVASYGDRRWPGEFHDLSTDIVVFPESDPSKRTLVCQHGGWPTWSGDSTIYFHRQADDGWWSIFRVDLPEDLSTLQCADPVRVTPPGVHCFTPAAATHSSKAVIAIATRRPGKSHRHIEIFDVESHNFYPVTEFLNRTTHHYNPFFSPEATFLSYHSFRGESSPGDTTIPNLDPVISPTKGLRMLRLNGSFPSFSPSGDFIAFNKDFNAYSGLKIVKSDGSKRWTLFKGRTTFGNSWSPAEPNVILTSVGPVFDSVQATVQIARVSFDSLDLTNEDCAREIPVEIKVLTKEETGNNAFPSCSPDGKHVVFRSGRSGHKNLYIVDAVKGELEGGEICQLTEGPWIDTMPSWSPDGKLIAFSSNRHNPDNITCFSIYVVHPDGTGLRRIHVAGPEGSDEVDKERLNHVCFSKDCEWLLFTANLGGVTAEPVSLPNQYQPYGDLYLVKLDGSGLQRLTWNGYENGTPAWHPSATITVDVKRSLLVGDKLRGEFDDVLWMNC